The region GTGAAGCCCGGAGAAGCCTTTACAGATCCTGTCTGTTTCTCTGGTCGAGATtcccctcgtgacgccgtgggtcttacccactggttgcccgagttcccagACTGACCTCCTCCGTCTGACTACAAGTTAGCCCGAgcctacctgtccgccctccgaCGCAGTCCTCTGTTTCCCTCCTGGACACCAGCCGTCAAGCACCGGACCACCTGGACCCCTTAAGAGACTAAGACTAGGAACCTTTCAGTAAACTCTCCTAGACCTCGTACCCTCGAACCACAAGTAAGCTCCTTTTACTTTGTTCTATGACCTTCCCGTTTCCGACAACCCTGAACTCACCATTCTGCTCTGCCTCTTTAGAGAGCCGATCGCTCCGTGAACCCGTTTCCTCCCTGGACCAGACCAGAGCTTCCACTACCTTCGCTTGTCGTGTTATAATAAACCAATTGTTACCGTATATACCTCTCCTgtattgtgttctgcatgtgggtctgAACATAGTTATCTATCATGACAGATGaatcatctgtttttaaaactttttaatgactATTATTCTCTGTAAAATGGTGATTTATGCATAACATTTGATCGCCTCTGCAGTTTCTCAGAATTTATGACCAAAATTGGgttagtttttgtattttcctccaGAATTTGCGCTCTAAAAGTAGAtgcttgacattttgctctacaCCTAGCGTTTCAGGCgactggtttacattcaaagtctacgTGGAAGCGCGTTGAGGACACGTCAGACACGTCACACCCGTCAAAATCACTCTAGCAGTTGTTTTCCGTTGCCGGCCTATTTGTCGGGCGTGTCGGAGGCTCCTAACGGTTCAAATCGCGCTGCGCCTGAGATTGTGTTATCCAAGTGAAATATATTGAGGTTTCTGGTTGtggtcatttcatttcatagtCGTACTAAGAATACAGATTTTAGCTCTTGAAATGCCAACACGTTCTCACTCccgactcgtcatatattgacgctTGGGCAGGTTCCCTCaacgtcacatattgacgcgtCGGGTACCCCgttcgcgtcaatatgtgacgagGAGGGTTCTCTCATTGAATGCTGTACGGCTCCCTAAGCGTCCAAAACCGACGATCTAGGAACAAATAAGATGACGAGTCTGTTCTATTTTTGTAAAAGGCACACAATTCGTGCATAGCAGATGTATTTGTAGGTTTTTAacaatttagttaattttactttagttttaaaatatcctCCGGTTCTCTGAAGCCGCTATTTTatctacatttctgtttattttttaacagcagACACGAATTACACCAGTTTCACTGATTTAATCGTAACTTCATGATTGTAAATGacataatattctaatttttacacaataataaaaaagaaaggaatacGTATGTTATTTGGAGTTTATGAGGTTACAGATAATAGCGGCATGCACCTCCGAAGTCGTTTGCAGtccattaataataaaaaaagaattttaataaaaatgtttaagaagaGTGAGGGTGCATTTCCTTTTGTGATTACATGCCAGACGGTTCTGTAaacgtttgattaaaataaaaataaggacaGATCCCACCCGTCCATAAATCTAAGAAGAAGCTGACGTCATCGCATGCGACATTGGACCCCGGTGAGTACAAACCTGAATCTGTCAGAAATGGTTttgtattataaaacaaaagaaaatactacAGAATGTGATTGCAGTTGTAGGACTTAATGGTAGTAGGACTGTGCCGCGAATGGTTGAAGACATTTGGACACGTTTgtaacatgtattttttaaatttttgttgcCGCTAGCTACATTAGCTAGCTACATTAGCCTCTTGGAGCCCAGAGAGTTCAGCTGAACCTGcacttaatacatttaattagcCATGATAGAGTCACAGAATTGTTTGTTGTATAATTTGAGGGTTGCTATAACAACCCTAGGCTGTGATGATCCTACAGGTTTTCTGAATACACTGATTGCAGCTAGGTCATGCATTTGAATTAAAAACGAACTTGGGTCATTACAGCCAAAGTTCTCTCCACCTGTCTAcgttgaaataaataacttccgaaatctgaacatttattttgtttttatgtcaacaGGTTCTTCTTTGAGATATTCATCTGACATACATTTCTGCTCATTCATAGCACCCACAAAAGGCACTTTTAAGAGCCACGTTTGTCATATCTTTGTGTTCTTAATTTGTCTATTGTTCTTCACGTAATTTGTCAacagttctgtttgtttgtttgtccatCATAAGTCTTTGCATTCTGTTTTGCTCTTTGTCAGTGTTTTTTAAGTATGACACGCCCCAAATTCAGGCCATGCCATGCGCACAGTGTCAAACGCCCAATcaggcaaacagaaaaagttgtgTCGCCTGCCACCAGAGTCtttacaccaaaaataaaagaaaagtttcagaCATTCAATGATCAGTGGAgggaaacagttttaaaaaacagaaatgtttcccGCATAATGGATTCTGCGGAAATTGCAGTAAGTAGAAAATTTTAGACTGAAAAAGTTCTGTTAATGagcaaaatgatgaaaaacatcTGCTCTAATAGGATGGTGCGTTTTAGTAACTTGTAACATGTTATCAATTGCAGGTTCGCAAACTTCATGCTTTAGGCTATAagcctattttattttttgctaaggAAGATAAGTCTTCAAGCAAGTGGGTAGCAGATGCAATTACTCTTTTGGAGCCCACTGCTACTACAAATAATTTTCTTGAGAAGATGCAAAGGGCTTATGAATTTCTCCTCCCTGAAGGTaatgcatgtatgtgtgtgtacttCTGTAGCGCATTATATCAAGTCCACAGAAAGCGAGCAAGATATGTGTCTAtggatatttatttctgttttctgtaaaattacGTCTTTCCTAGCCACGTCTGTACCAGTGCAGCCCGACACCTCCACGGAACAGCAGGTTTTTTCACCCAAAGAGCAGTGGGCTGATGAAAAAGCTGAGAACCTGGTCTATGAACCAACAGAGACCATAGCTGAGGAAGAGCCTGTGATTGTGCTTGATCTGGTTCCTGTTTCTCCTCCTATTGTTCCTTCTTCTCCGGCTttccagaagaagaaaagagccAGAAGCACCTCTCCACCTGCCTCTCCTCCTACTCTGCCATCTGTCTCTCCCATAGACCAGCCAAATCAACATTCATATGAATCGCCTGCTGCCCATGCCATCTCGTTAAGTCAGGGTGGCCTATTTGAAAATAAGAAGAGAAAGggtaagttttgttttccttagtCCTGTGACTATTTCTTttatatccatccattttcttacactaGGGGTCGgtagggctgctggtgcctatttccagcaagaggcgggggtcaccctggacaggttgccagtctgtcacagggcaacacagagacagacaggacacacagccatacacacagacactcacacctagagagaatttagaaagaccaaaaaacctgacagccatgtttttggactgtgggaggaagccggagaatcCAGAGAGAGCCCACcttgcacagggagaacatgcaaactccgtgcagaaagaccccgggccaggaattgaacccagaaccttcttgctgcaaggcaatagctctaccaactgtgccactgtgcattTAACGTACATTTTTGTTATACTAACCTCAAATTCTGAAACAACAATGATGCTTGTCTTGGCCTTGTTTGTGAACCTTTGGACAAGTACACagtatttgttttaagtttaacTAACTGCCCTGAAAGCATAACCCAAGCCTTTTGAAATTTGACACAAGTGAGCAGAGGGAAAAGACACGACTGGAGATTAACAAAGATAGAGGCAAAGCTTATCCACTTTGTTGCTATCTTCgtacatttttttcatactcTTCTACagacattttgtcaaaacagCTAGTGATATGTGTAGCCactcttttttgtgtgtttgagactCTTAAGTCAACATTGCTCTGCGGCCTTGCTGTAGCCTGTCTGGCCTGAGCAAGCAGCATAGATTGCTTTGATTCCCCCTCGCTTCTAGAAAGACTTGCAGTATAACGGTTGTCTGTCCTGCAGAATACCTGTGGCAGTAATCATAGCAGAGCAGACCCATTCCAATTTAGtcaatattacaaataaatcacacatttgtaaagcagAATGATGCTATCATCAATACTCACCACAACGCTCAATACTCCATACTCACTCACAACTCAACCACAACCACCGTGTGGGGCAGTGGGGCTGAGTGAGACAGTCATATACCAGTATGAGTCCTGAGTGACATGGTTATagtattatttcatatttttgtgttaatgaCTTTCACTGTAACTATTAGGAAAACCCAACTACCGACTTAAGGAGTCAAGCACTAAAACAAAATTCtcacagacacagaaaaccTTGATAGACAGTttataagcaacaaaaactcGTTTTGGATTTAGTTACACTTTAAGTAttagtttttccatttctgtggCCACTCTAAagtagttaaatattaaaaatatttaactactaATAATATAATATCAACCTCTGACctaatttgagaaaatgtgtaaatcCATGTAAAGAAGAGTAAAGTTTAGAAGGTTTATAAAATGAGTCACCATactagttttcatttttcagtgtaCACTCTGACtttaattcttattttgtttttataattttgtttttcttttcttctcattaAGGTTGCCGGAAATGTAGCAGACAAAAGGTGTTCCTGTTTGACTCAATCACTGGGCATAGGACTATTGCGGTAAGACTTGAAGTGTTACTAATGTACCCTCTCAAAGTTTATCTCCACCCCAGTCAAACATGCCAAGATACACTGAGAGACATTGCCTGTGTGGAGATGAATAGATGGGGGGAGGGGTGATAAGTGGGACTGTGGTATGCAAAAATGAGCACAGTTGTTTACTTATAAACCTTGTGGTTACATTTACTGACATTCCAgactccttttctttctttctatttgtcTATTGTTTTCTAAGGACAAAGAAGGGCATTACAATAGGAATCAGTAGTACTTATACCACATAAGTCACAACATCTCTGGTATTGCAGagcaaaacaaattcacacaaaaaagtcagtatttgcacagaaacatagAAGCATAGAGATAGAACTCCAAATAACGAAATTAGGCCTTTTATCATAAAAGAAATGCTGATTTGGGAGTTCTTTCGTCTTTCTAAAGAAAACCCATGACCACTTATCATCCTTCAATAACATGTAAAAACCGCTTCCACACTTAAGTATTTTAGAAACAATTTATGGATATGTTGTGTGATGATTGCTTTAATTAATgcatttctcttgttttatgtGGTGTCTAGGGCAAAGAGGAAGTAAAAATTCATTGGTTGCTCTGCTTGGTGAGAAGTGTTTCTTTGCActtattagaaatattattttgctaTTTCAGGGGGAAGTATAATGGAAAATCAACTTTTGGAGCtgtatatcatgttataatgtcatcAAGCTTTCTGTGGCCTTTTGCCACAAAAGCTTTTCCTTGGCTTTTCAGTCTCTAGCTGAGATAGTGCCCTACAAAGTATACATCCCACATGCAACCCCTCAAAGCTAGTGGcaacaacaattagcaaacacctggtggaacagcCCCTCTGCTGAGCTCATGTGAGGGATCTTCTCAGTCCAACTCTACTAAGAATGGCTGTAAACTGCTTGGAGgagtgatgttgtgatgacatcctgaaggcagagtgtcagaaGAGCAGgcgcttcttaaagaaacaatgaCCCATTTTCAAAGGGGTTTATTTGTATCTCCAATAGCCATTGCCTTAAACATGGCTATTCTTCCTGGGATCCATAATTTAAAGTGTGCAAATGGCAAAgtgacatttcttttaagtcatttttgataGAATACCTATCAAACATGTTGCcttcattttttataataactgaaggtaacagacTTACTTTATTATATTATGAAAAGGCACTATGGTcctataaattatttaatactgTGCCTTTTATAATTCATACAAGCtggaaattaaatctgaaacggtcactttctttgtgtgttttttttttagacttttctaAAAAACTAAAGCACTATGAgagatttttcttgtttgtgtaaTGGTAAAAAATGACTGTGCAGTCAGTTTGTCATTGGATACTTAATGATAATTCAAGATAATATTGTATCTTTGGGACACAACAAGATGTACGTACTAGCTGTTAATTGGGGGGGATTTAGGCAGGGAAAAGTCTTTGGCTACACAACCTCTCTTTTAGAAAGACAAAATTGTCAACtttactgcacaaaaaaatccaccacttgattttattgttgttgatcTTTTCTAGCGGGAAAATCTGGGACGACACCTGGGAACCTGCAAGTGAATTCACACATGTTGCTGTCCCCCAAGAGCTTCTTCCTTCAGACAGCAAACAAGTCCTTCCATGAtgttgctctttctttttttgtgttacaaAGTTGTAATTTCCATTTTTCTATAACTGTAGTTTGACTAtattaaaaggttttctgtgtAATATTGTTTTCGGCTTATTTTGGGCTGTTTATTGACACGTCTTTGTCATGTTCTGTAAAAGACTGAGTGATGCTGGTTGAGTCACTGCATGAACAAGTTATTTTGCCTGTATTGAGGCTTCAAATTTTGAACAGGATTGTTTGTACATTTTGGCTTGTAATAGTTGAC is a window of Xiphophorus maculatus strain JP 163 A chromosome 21, X_maculatus-5.0-male, whole genome shotgun sequence DNA encoding:
- the LOC111606219 gene encoding uncharacterized protein LOC111606219 isoform X1 translates to MTRPKFRPCHAHSVKRPIRQTEKVVSPATRVFTPKIKEKFQTFNDQWRETVLKNRNVSRIMDSAEIAVRKLHALGYKPILFFAKEDKSSSKWVADAITLLEPTATTNNFLEKMQRAYEFLLPEATSVPVQPDTSTEQQVFSPKEQWADEKAENLVYEPTETIAEEEPVIVLDLVPVSPPIVPSSPAFQKKKRARSTSPPASPPTLPSVSPIDQPNQHSYESPAAHAISLSQGGLFENKKRKGCRKCSRQKVFLFDSITGHRTIAGKEEVKIHWLLCLRENLGRHLGTCK
- the LOC111606219 gene encoding uncharacterized protein LOC111606219 isoform X2 → MQRAYEFLLPEATSVPVQPDTSTEQQVFSPKEQWADEKAENLVYEPTETIAEEEPVIVLDLVPVSPPIVPSSPAFQKKKRARSTSPPASPPTLPSVSPIDQPNQHSYESPAAHAISLSQGGLFENKKRKGCRKCSRQKVFLFDSITGHRTIAGKEEVKIHWLLCLRENLGRHLGTCK